A stretch of Mytilus edulis chromosome 11, xbMytEdul2.2, whole genome shotgun sequence DNA encodes these proteins:
- the LOC139495162 gene encoding PE-PGRS family protein PE_PGRS26-like isoform X1: MKTCVIVQILLFVCLVCVSGKRGRPRRRCFLPKEIGVCRARKTRYYFNQETGSCEEFIYGGCRGNRNNFYSLERCRRACEQGSNQEIHNRGNGLDGQDGEDGEDGLSFRGSGGRGGRRGHGGRGGRRGHGGRGGRRGQGGRGGSTGRPGNNQLSSEIPLLNGGDGGNGGNGGNGGTWNYGGNGGNGGGNGSSCGNSSNDGDGDVPDGDNDGVRNGGNGGGGGGRNCGGGGRRNGGTWNGGNGGHGGNGGNGGSRGTGGLGGNGGHGGTWTGGNGGGGGRRNGGTWNGGNGGQGGNGGNGGSRGTGGLGGNGGDGGNGGTWTGGNGGGGGRRNGGTWNRGNGGHGGNGGRGGNGGGGGGSGGRGGNGGHGGNGGNWNDMRDSGRFIRI; this comes from the exons ATGAAGACATGTGTAATAGTTCAGATTTTGCTCTTCGTTTGTTTGGTCTGTGTGTCTGGTAAAAGAGGGAGAC CGAGGCGCCGATGCTTTCTACCTAAAGAAATTGGAGTGTGTCGTGCACGCAAAACACGATATTATTTTAACCAGGAGACAGGAAGTTGTGAAGAATTTATCTATGGTGGTTGCCGTGGAAACAggaataatttttattcattagaaCGTTGCAGAAGAGCAT GTGAACAAGGATCCAACCAAGAAATCCATAACAGGGGAAATGGTTTGGATGGTCAAGACGGAGAAGACGGAGAAGACGGGTTGTCCTTCAGGGGTTCAGGAGGAAGAGGTGGTAGACGAGGCCATGGAGGTAGAGGTGGTAGACGAGGCCATGGAGGTAGAGGTGGTAGACGAGGTCAGGGAGGAAGAGGAGGTTCTACGGGAAGACCAGGGAATAATCAACTTAGTTCAGAAATTCCACTACTGAATGGTGGCGATGGAGGTAATGGGGGTAATGGTGGTAATGGAGGTACTTGGAATTATGGTGGTAATGGTGGTAATGGTGGTGGTAATGGTAGCTCGTGTGGTAATAGTAGCAATGATGGTGATGGTGACGTTCCGGATGGCGACAATGACGGTGTTCGGAATGGGGGTAATGGTGGCGGAGGCGGTGGGCGTAATTGTGGCGGAGGAGGTAGGCGTAATGGTGGTACATGGAATGGAGGTAATGGTGGTCATGGTGGTAATGGAGGTAATGGCGGCAGTAGAGGTACTGGCGGTCTAGGAGGTAATGGTGGCCATGGAGGTACTTGGACTGGGGGAAATGGTGGCGGAGGAGGTAGGCGTAATGGTGGTACTTGGAATGGAGGTAATGGTGGTCAAGGTGGTAATGGAGGTAATGGCGGCAGTAGAGGTACTGGCGGTCTAGGAGGTAATGGTGGCGATGGGGGTAATGGAGGTACTTGGACTGGGGGTAATGGTGGCGGAGGAGGTAGGCGTAATGGTGGTACTTGGAATAGAGGTAATGGAGGTCATGGTGGTAATGGAGGACGTGGTGGAaatggtggtggtggtggtggtagTGGAGGACGTGGTGGTAATGGAGGACATGGTGGTAATGGTGGTAATTGGAATGATATGCGCGATAGTGGTCGTTTTATCCGTATTTGA
- the LOC139495162 gene encoding uncharacterized PE-PGRS family protein PE_PGRS20-like isoform X2, giving the protein MKTCVIVQILLFVCLVCVSGKRGRPRRRCFLPKEIGVCRARKTRYYFNQETGSCEEFIYGGCRGNRNNFYSLERCRRACEQGSNQEIHNRGNGLDGQDGEDGEDGLSFRGSGGRGGRRGHGGRGGRRGHGGRGGRRGQGGRGGSTGRPGNNQLSSEIPLLNGGDGGNGGNGGNGGTWNYGGNGGNGGGNGSSCGNSSNDGDGDVPDGDNDGVRNGGNGGGGGRRNGGTWNGGNGGQGGNGGNGGSRGTGGLGGNGGDGGNGGTWTGGNGGGGGRRNGGTWNRGNGGHGGNGGRGGNGGGGGGSGGRGGNGGHGGNGGNWNDMRDSGRFIRI; this is encoded by the exons ATGAAGACATGTGTAATAGTTCAGATTTTGCTCTTCGTTTGTTTGGTCTGTGTGTCTGGTAAAAGAGGGAGAC CGAGGCGCCGATGCTTTCTACCTAAAGAAATTGGAGTGTGTCGTGCACGCAAAACACGATATTATTTTAACCAGGAGACAGGAAGTTGTGAAGAATTTATCTATGGTGGTTGCCGTGGAAACAggaataatttttattcattagaaCGTTGCAGAAGAGCAT GTGAACAAGGATCCAACCAAGAAATCCATAACAGGGGAAATGGTTTGGATGGTCAAGACGGAGAAGACGGAGAAGACGGGTTGTCCTTCAGGGGTTCAGGAGGAAGAGGTGGTAGACGAGGCCATGGAGGTAGAGGTGGTAGACGAGGCCATGGAGGTAGAGGTGGTAGACGAGGTCAGGGAGGAAGAGGAGGTTCTACGGGAAGACCAGGGAATAATCAACTTAGTTCAGAAATTCCACTACTGAATGGTGGCGATGGAGGTAATGGGGGTAATGGTGGTAATGGAGGTACTTGGAATTATGGTGGTAATGGTGGTAATGGTGGTGGTAATGGTAGCTCGTGTGGTAATAGTAGCAATGATGGTGATGGTGACGTTCCGGATGGCGACAATGACGGTGTTCGGAATGGGGGTAATGGTGGCGGAGGCG GTAGGCGTAATGGTGGTACTTGGAATGGAGGTAATGGTGGTCAAGGTGGTAATGGAGGTAATGGCGGCAGTAGAGGTACTGGCGGTCTAGGAGGTAATGGTGGCGATGGGGGTAATGGAGGTACTTGGACTGGGGGTAATGGTGGCGGAGGAGGTAGGCGTAATGGTGGTACTTGGAATAGAGGTAATGGAGGTCATGGTGGTAATGGAGGACGTGGTGGAaatggtggtggtggtggtggtagTGGAGGACGTGGTGGTAATGGAGGACATGGTGGTAATGGTGGTAATTGGAATGATATGCGCGATAGTGGTCGTTTTATCCGTATTTGA